One Nesterenkonia populi DNA window includes the following coding sequences:
- the tsaE gene encoding tRNA (adenosine(37)-N6)-threonylcarbamoyltransferase complex ATPase subunit type 1 TsaE: MSQDAAPAAALPGEQWTLRTLLEDLEATESFARALAAQLAPGDLLVLTGGLGAGKTTFTQSLGESLGVEGPVTSPTFVLARVHTSLGEGPDLVHVDAYRTDAEGLESLDLPAALPHSITVVEWGRSRVEGPVAGPEGSWLDIELLRAEQEPAYDAALSSECTVQTDFTESEEELLGAPRTAVLRGYGPRWAEPVLL, encoded by the coding sequence ATGAGCCAGGACGCCGCACCTGCCGCGGCGCTGCCGGGGGAGCAGTGGACGCTGAGGACGCTCCTGGAGGACTTGGAGGCTACGGAGTCGTTCGCGAGGGCGCTGGCCGCGCAGCTGGCGCCGGGCGACCTGCTGGTGCTCACCGGCGGGCTGGGCGCGGGCAAGACCACCTTCACCCAATCGTTGGGGGAGTCCTTGGGGGTGGAGGGGCCGGTGACTTCGCCGACCTTCGTCCTCGCCCGCGTCCACACCAGCCTCGGCGAGGGCCCGGACCTGGTGCATGTGGACGCCTACCGCACCGACGCCGAAGGCCTGGAGTCCCTGGACCTGCCGGCCGCCCTGCCGCATTCGATCACTGTGGTGGAGTGGGGCCGCAGCCGGGTGGAGGGGCCCGTCGCCGGACCCGAAGGGTCCTGGCTCGATATCGAGCTGCTCCGTGCCGAGCAGGAGCCGGCCTACGACGCCGCGCTCTCCTCGGAGTGCACTGTTCAGACGGACTTCACCGAGTCTGAGGAGGAGCTCCTCGGAGCCCCGCGCACTGCGGTGCTGCGCGGCTACGGCCCCCGCTGGGCCGAGCCGGTCCTGCTCTGA
- the phnC gene encoding phosphonate ABC transporter ATP-binding protein: MSAIVLKNVTKKFPPSTTAADDISLSIDPGTFTVLLGLSGSGKSTMLRLINGLHTPTSGSVTVLGTEVGAARRAELRALRRDIGMVFQQFHLVGSMSTLENVCTGALGSLWGPRVGLFSYPKAVRQRALDQLERVGLADQRFQRADTLSGGQQQRAAVARALVQQPKVLLADEPVASLDPESSSQVMSLIAQIAEEDQLTVVCSLHQVELAREWGDRIIGLRSGVKVMDEAAADVTSQDARSIYVPRAAAGPQPATEPYREAVAV; encoded by the coding sequence ATGTCTGCCATCGTCCTGAAGAATGTCACCAAGAAGTTCCCGCCGTCGACCACCGCCGCTGATGACATCAGCCTGAGCATCGACCCGGGCACGTTCACCGTGCTGCTGGGGCTCTCCGGGTCGGGAAAGTCGACCATGCTCCGACTGATCAACGGCCTGCATACGCCCACCTCCGGATCAGTCACCGTGCTGGGCACGGAGGTGGGCGCTGCCCGCCGGGCCGAGCTGAGGGCGCTGCGCCGCGACATCGGCATGGTCTTCCAGCAGTTCCACTTGGTGGGTTCCATGTCCACCCTGGAGAACGTGTGCACCGGCGCGCTGGGCTCTCTGTGGGGCCCGCGGGTGGGACTGTTCAGCTACCCGAAGGCGGTGCGGCAGCGCGCCCTGGATCAGCTGGAGAGGGTCGGCCTGGCTGATCAGCGGTTCCAGCGGGCGGACACTCTCTCCGGCGGCCAGCAGCAGCGGGCTGCAGTGGCTCGTGCCCTCGTTCAGCAGCCCAAGGTGCTCTTGGCGGACGAGCCGGTAGCATCCCTGGATCCTGAATCCTCCAGCCAGGTGATGAGCCTCATCGCCCAGATTGCTGAGGAGGACCAGCTGACGGTGGTGTGCAGCCTGCACCAGGTGGAGCTGGCCCGCGAGTGGGGCGACCGAATCATCGGCCTGCGCAGTGGGGTGAAGGTGATGGACGAAGCCGCCGCTGATGTCACCTCGCAGGACGCTCGGAGCATCTACGTGCCGCGAGCCGCTGCGGGGCCCCAGCCGGCAACTGAGCCTTATCGGGAGGCCGTGGCGGTATGA
- a CDS encoding PhnE/PtxC family ABC transporter permease, producing MTAGVRETAAGPAPELPPHDRAPAAPSGARTLHGPSARGMLGFAIMVAFAAGGIWSMIELRVNVASFIAGYENAVVFFRERVGGLQLPEVPALLESTAMTLAIVTLATLLGMVISVFMGLSAAFNTSPSKTVRAVARTAVVVMRAIPELVMAVIFIRIFGMGTAAGILALGLNSIGMLGKFYADAIEDHDDGPRRALEAAGASRSRQVFGATLPGIMPAIVAHGLHRFDINLRASVILGWIGLPGLGADLSQALGVGSYDRGIALALVILGICIGAELLSGFLRMKLMGRSNPSRFGFVWLFGKARDRWSASRPDETAARPGLGERTTPPWNGERISRFTYIGLFIALVLVSAWYAEINWSRFFEGFASIPSVSAQFWPPDDGGLGGTLWAALLETIQMGLAATFLGAAIALPVGALAARNVAPSMWVVQVFRTLIVVTRGIPELILAIILIVIMGMGQVAGVLALALGAMGLLSKLVADSLEETDVRVQQAVSAGGANRWQVFFAATARQAAPASVAHLLYQLDVNIRAATLLGIVGAGGVGYYVLNANRVLQFEVVTWILLMIFAAVLVLEFLSMLMRRLLR from the coding sequence ATGACTGCCGGCGTTCGGGAGACGGCTGCCGGTCCGGCCCCTGAGCTCCCGCCGCATGACCGTGCGCCCGCTGCTCCATCTGGCGCCCGCACCCTGCACGGTCCCTCGGCGCGGGGCATGCTGGGCTTCGCCATCATGGTGGCGTTCGCGGCAGGCGGCATCTGGTCGATGATCGAGCTGCGAGTGAACGTCGCGTCGTTCATCGCCGGCTATGAGAACGCCGTCGTCTTCTTCCGGGAGCGTGTGGGAGGGCTGCAGCTCCCTGAGGTTCCGGCCCTGCTCGAGTCCACGGCGATGACTCTGGCGATTGTCACCCTGGCCACACTGCTGGGCATGGTGATCTCGGTGTTCATGGGACTTTCCGCAGCGTTCAACACCTCTCCGTCCAAGACGGTTCGGGCTGTGGCCCGCACGGCGGTTGTGGTCATGCGTGCGATCCCCGAGCTGGTGATGGCGGTGATCTTCATCCGGATCTTCGGAATGGGGACCGCCGCCGGGATCCTCGCGCTGGGGCTGAACTCGATCGGCATGCTCGGCAAGTTCTACGCGGACGCGATCGAGGATCACGACGACGGTCCTCGCCGGGCCCTCGAGGCGGCCGGCGCTTCGCGGAGCAGACAGGTCTTCGGGGCCACTCTGCCTGGAATCATGCCGGCGATCGTCGCCCACGGCCTGCACCGCTTCGACATCAATCTGCGCGCCTCGGTGATCCTCGGCTGGATCGGTCTGCCGGGCCTGGGCGCTGATCTGAGTCAGGCGCTGGGCGTGGGCAGCTACGACCGCGGCATTGCCCTGGCACTTGTGATCCTGGGGATCTGCATCGGTGCGGAGCTGCTTTCGGGATTCCTGCGGATGAAGCTGATGGGCCGTTCGAACCCGAGCCGATTCGGCTTTGTCTGGCTGTTCGGCAAGGCCCGTGACCGCTGGAGCGCCTCCCGTCCGGACGAGACTGCGGCCCGTCCCGGCCTGGGTGAGCGGACCACCCCGCCGTGGAACGGTGAGCGGATCTCCCGGTTCACCTATATCGGCCTGTTCATCGCGCTGGTCCTGGTCTCGGCCTGGTATGCGGAGATCAACTGGTCCCGGTTCTTCGAGGGGTTCGCCTCGATCCCGTCAGTGTCCGCACAGTTCTGGCCGCCCGACGATGGCGGGCTGGGCGGCACGCTGTGGGCCGCACTGCTGGAGACCATCCAGATGGGGCTGGCGGCAACATTTCTCGGGGCGGCGATCGCTCTGCCGGTGGGCGCGCTGGCGGCCCGAAACGTGGCGCCGAGCATGTGGGTCGTTCAGGTCTTCCGCACGCTGATCGTGGTGACTCGCGGGATCCCTGAGCTGATTCTGGCCATCATCCTCATCGTGATCATGGGGATGGGTCAGGTGGCCGGGGTGCTGGCCCTGGCGCTGGGCGCGATGGGCCTGCTCTCCAAACTGGTGGCGGACTCCCTCGAGGAGACGGACGTGAGAGTCCAGCAGGCGGTCTCCGCCGGGGGCGCGAACCGGTGGCAGGTCTTCTTCGCCGCGACTGCTCGCCAGGCAGCGCCAGCCTCGGTGGCTCACCTGCTCTACCAGCTGGACGTCAACATTCGTGCTGCCACCCTGCTGGGCATCGTCGGCGCGGGGGGTGTGGGCTACTACGTGCTCAACGCCAACCGGGTGCTGCAGTTCGAGGTGGTCACCTGGATCCTGCTGATGATCTTCGCTGCGGTGCTAGTCCTGGAGTTCCTGTCGATGCTGATGCGCCGCCTGCTGCGCTGA
- a CDS encoding NAD(P)H-hydrate dehydratase — protein MPRVHGPRAEDHKYSRGTLHVVAGSDQYPGAAMLCAGAAVSTGVGMVTLQTPRRAADLVLARHPEVVAVEADAARSRLESASAVLIGPGSGEDQDRAAEARDALLSASRSGTSCLVDASALDLIPEQVPTDELGEHVVLTPHAGEALRLAQRLGDAAAEAALKDKDPAAGAAALANVTGCVVVLKGPKTAVAHPSGTTTTHRPNTPGLATAGTGDVLAGIVGALLATQAEPPAVVAMLGVKLHGAAAQAIDPRARGRFGASHLVEAIRRAD, from the coding sequence ATGCCCCGCGTTCATGGACCCCGCGCGGAGGATCATAAGTACAGCCGCGGCACCCTCCACGTGGTGGCCGGCTCCGATCAGTACCCCGGCGCCGCGATGCTCTGCGCCGGGGCGGCAGTCAGCACGGGCGTCGGCATGGTCACGCTGCAGACGCCCCGCCGGGCCGCTGACCTCGTGCTGGCCCGGCATCCCGAGGTGGTGGCCGTCGAGGCGGACGCCGCGCGGTCCCGGCTCGAGTCGGCGAGCGCCGTCCTGATCGGACCTGGTTCGGGTGAGGATCAGGACCGGGCCGCTGAGGCACGGGACGCTCTGCTGAGCGCCTCCCGCTCCGGCACCTCGTGCCTGGTGGACGCGTCGGCGCTCGACCTGATCCCTGAGCAAGTGCCGACGGATGAGCTCGGCGAGCATGTGGTGCTGACCCCGCACGCCGGCGAGGCCCTGCGCCTGGCCCAGCGTCTCGGCGACGCCGCTGCGGAGGCGGCGCTCAAAGACAAGGACCCGGCGGCCGGCGCAGCGGCCCTGGCGAACGTGACCGGCTGCGTCGTCGTGCTCAAGGGCCCCAAGACAGCCGTGGCCCACCCCAGCGGGACCACCACGACGCACCGGCCCAATACTCCCGGGCTCGCCACGGCCGGCACCGGGGACGTGCTGGCCGGGATCGTCGGCGCCCTGCTGGCCACCCAGGCCGAGCCGCCGGCCGTCGTCGCGATGCTCGGAGTGAAGCTGCACGGTGCCGCAGCCCAGGCCATCGACCCCCGGGCAAGGGGCCGGTTCGGGGCCTCCCACCTGGTGGAAGCGATCCGGCGGGCGGACTGA
- the tsaB gene encoding tRNA (adenosine(37)-N6)-threonylcarbamoyltransferase complex dimerization subunit type 1 TsaB: MLLLALDTSAGASAALTRDGEVMAQWSTEATNTHTEVLAPAVQGLLRQADVAGADLDGVVVGVGPGPFTGLRVGIALAQSLAAGWGAPLHGVCSLDSLALRAAEGEVVTGEFLAVTDARRREVYWASYENDDDGSRLVEGPFVSPAADLPDLPAVGAGVSLFPEALTAPSEAAASWVPHAAELAALAEGALAGELMGVLCQPRPLYLRESDAKVPAQVRRRSG; this comes from the coding sequence GTGCTTCTGCTCGCTCTGGATACCTCCGCCGGCGCCTCGGCGGCCCTGACCCGTGACGGGGAGGTCATGGCCCAGTGGAGCACTGAGGCGACCAACACCCACACGGAGGTCCTCGCTCCCGCGGTGCAGGGGCTTCTGCGGCAGGCAGACGTCGCGGGGGCTGACCTGGACGGCGTCGTCGTCGGCGTGGGGCCCGGACCGTTCACCGGGCTGCGCGTGGGCATTGCGCTCGCCCAGTCGCTCGCCGCCGGATGGGGCGCACCGCTGCACGGGGTCTGCAGCCTCGACTCCCTCGCCCTGCGTGCGGCCGAGGGGGAGGTCGTCACCGGTGAGTTCCTCGCCGTGACGGATGCGCGGCGCCGTGAGGTCTACTGGGCCAGCTACGAGAACGACGACGACGGGTCCCGCCTGGTGGAGGGGCCCTTCGTGAGCCCCGCCGCTGACCTGCCGGACCTGCCCGCTGTCGGCGCCGGCGTCAGCCTCTTCCCGGAGGCGCTGACCGCCCCCTCTGAGGCTGCGGCCTCGTGGGTTCCGCACGCTGCTGAGCTGGCGGCCCTGGCCGAGGGTGCGCTCGCCGGTGAGCTGATGGGTGTGCTGTGCCAGCCGCGGCCGCTCTACCTCCGGGAGTCCGACGCGAAGGTCCCCGCCCAGGTCCGGCGGAGGTCCGGATGA
- the phnD gene encoding phosphate/phosphite/phosphonate ABC transporter substrate-binding protein, with protein MIETLYRSPLARLAALGFAGILALSACGEAADEDNGAENGTAEDSGEELEDPEGEVGGEGDPIRIVGVPAEEAAQLEAGFELLMEVIAGETGRPVEFNHSTDYNAVIEAMVAGQADMGIGSPFTYVRAGDAGAGVDVLGGRIEEEGEEAGYVSYALVRSDSDIDSLEEVEGESVCYVEQGSTSGFLYPSAGMLEAGLDPEDDVDPVFPGSHDGAILALLDGQCDLAFAYDSMVEVLMPNRGELSEDDYEIVWESPVIPASPIFMNTDTLDDEAQEQLRGMFDDGLINVDALVEEGYCGSADDCSLPEESYEYAPVDDGIYDGIREVCEITEAEACD; from the coding sequence ATGATTGAGACCCTGTACCGCAGCCCGCTGGCCAGGCTGGCAGCTCTGGGCTTCGCCGGCATCCTGGCCCTGTCCGCCTGCGGTGAGGCCGCGGACGAGGACAACGGCGCGGAGAACGGCACCGCTGAGGACAGCGGCGAGGAGCTCGAGGACCCAGAGGGTGAGGTCGGGGGCGAGGGCGATCCGATCCGCATCGTCGGGGTCCCCGCGGAGGAGGCTGCTCAGCTGGAGGCTGGCTTCGAGCTTCTGATGGAGGTCATTGCTGGTGAGACCGGACGGCCCGTGGAGTTCAACCACTCTACGGACTACAACGCCGTGATTGAGGCGATGGTCGCCGGCCAGGCTGATATGGGGATCGGCTCCCCCTTCACCTATGTGCGGGCTGGCGACGCCGGCGCCGGCGTGGACGTGCTGGGCGGCCGCATCGAGGAGGAGGGCGAGGAAGCCGGCTACGTCTCCTATGCGCTGGTGCGTTCCGACTCCGACATCGATAGCCTCGAGGAGGTGGAGGGTGAGAGCGTCTGCTACGTGGAGCAGGGCTCCACCTCGGGCTTCCTCTACCCCTCGGCCGGCATGCTTGAGGCCGGCCTGGACCCTGAAGACGATGTCGATCCGGTCTTCCCCGGCTCCCACGACGGGGCGATCCTGGCCCTGCTGGACGGTCAGTGCGATCTGGCCTTCGCCTACGACTCCATGGTCGAGGTGCTGATGCCTAACCGTGGTGAGCTCAGCGAGGACGACTACGAGATCGTCTGGGAGTCCCCGGTCATCCCGGCATCCCCCATCTTCATGAATACCGACACCCTCGATGACGAGGCGCAGGAGCAGCTGCGCGGCATGTTCGACGACGGTCTGATCAACGTGGATGCTCTGGTCGAGGAGGGCTACTGCGGCTCTGCTGATGACTGCTCCCTGCCCGAGGAGTCCTACGAGTACGCTCCCGTCGACGACGGGATCTACGACGGCATCCGCGAGGTCTGCGAGATCACCGAGGCGGAAGCCTGCGACTGA
- the alr gene encoding alanine racemase, whose translation MNFSGSAGAERAARIDVAALRHNVRTIADYVRPAKVMVAVKADGYGHGALTAARAAIDAGADWLGTAHVAEAKALRDAGVEAPILAWLHTRGTDFAEGIRHHIDLGVSGWELELIAEAAEQLHIPARVHLKIDTGLGRNGCTAEEWPALAAKAAEYSERGLISVEGIFTHLAVADEPDRRETDEQLAAYREAVEVAEAHGVVPDLRHVANTPAALSRPDAHFDMVRVGVGVYGQSPFADRTPEDLGLRPAMELRTTVANVKRVPAGQGISYGLTHRTDQPTSLALIPLGYADGIPRIAVDAPVWINGRICRSAGRVAMDQFVVDLGSEETDVRVGDDAVVFGGGSGIAAADWGTAAQTINYEIITRIGERVPREVVDTGDDAEAPGQDA comes from the coding sequence ATGAATTTTTCCGGCAGCGCGGGGGCCGAACGGGCCGCCCGCATCGACGTTGCCGCCCTGAGGCACAACGTCCGCACCATCGCAGACTACGTCCGCCCCGCCAAAGTGATGGTGGCCGTCAAAGCGGACGGCTACGGCCACGGCGCCCTCACCGCAGCCCGGGCGGCCATCGACGCCGGGGCGGACTGGCTCGGCACCGCCCACGTCGCCGAGGCCAAAGCGCTGCGCGACGCCGGAGTGGAGGCCCCCATCCTGGCCTGGCTGCACACCCGCGGCACCGACTTCGCCGAAGGCATCCGGCACCATATCGACCTCGGCGTCTCCGGGTGGGAGCTGGAGCTGATCGCTGAGGCTGCCGAGCAGCTGCACATCCCCGCCCGCGTGCACCTGAAGATCGACACCGGCCTGGGCCGCAACGGGTGCACCGCCGAGGAATGGCCGGCGCTGGCTGCGAAGGCCGCCGAGTACTCTGAGCGCGGACTGATCAGTGTGGAGGGAATCTTCACCCACCTTGCGGTCGCGGACGAGCCTGACCGCAGGGAGACCGACGAGCAGCTCGCCGCCTACCGGGAAGCCGTGGAGGTCGCCGAGGCCCACGGCGTGGTTCCGGACCTTCGGCACGTGGCGAACACCCCAGCCGCCCTCTCCCGCCCGGACGCGCACTTCGACATGGTGCGCGTCGGCGTCGGCGTCTACGGGCAGAGCCCCTTCGCGGACCGCACCCCGGAGGACCTGGGGCTGCGTCCGGCGATGGAGCTGCGCACCACGGTGGCGAATGTGAAGCGGGTTCCCGCCGGGCAGGGCATCAGCTACGGGCTCACCCACCGCACCGACCAGCCGACCTCCCTGGCGCTGATCCCGCTGGGCTACGCCGACGGGATCCCGCGCATCGCCGTGGACGCGCCGGTCTGGATCAACGGCCGGATCTGCCGTTCGGCGGGCCGGGTGGCGATGGACCAGTTCGTCGTGGACCTCGGCAGCGAGGAGACCGACGTGCGGGTGGGCGATGATGCCGTCGTCTTCGGCGGGGGCTCCGGCATCGCTGCCGCGGACTGGGGCACCGCCGCCCAGACCATCAACTACGAGATCATCACCCGCATCGGTGAGCGGGTCCCCCGTGAGGTCGTGGACACCGGCGATGACGCCGAGGCGCCGGGGCAGGACGCATGA